Proteins encoded in a region of the Bombyx mori chromosome 23, ASM3026992v2 genome:
- the LOC101735721 gene encoding THO complex subunit 7 homolog isoform X1 encodes MGDEDVIRRRLLIDGDGTGDDRRLNVLLKTLIKWCNTTDDKPEESKATHDRMLAQLAQCEFAVTKSQLGSEMMAAELKSYEALSKILESGIEVAKENIQKSKTDLAQAKTVRKNRIEYDVLAKVISEQPDRKETSERLSTLKTELANLETTKQQLESRLALRKKQFHVLVTSIHQLQALLDELDDAETICDDVDMKEISNES; translated from the exons ATGGGTGACG AAGATGTGATTCGTAGAAGACTTCTGATCGACGGTGACGGTACTGGAGACGACAGGAGACTGAATGTACTTTTAAAAACTTTGATAAAATGGTGCAATACAACGGATGACAAACCGGAAGAAAG TAAAGCTACTCATGATCGTATGTTAGCTCAACTGGCACAATGCGAATTTGCTGTCACAAAATCGCAACTCGGTTCTGAAATGATGGCTGCTGAATTAAAAAGCTACGAAGCACTCTCGAAAATTCTAGAAAGCGGAATAGAGGTGGCCAAAGAGAACATACAGAAGAGCAAAACAGATTTAGCACAAGCAAAGACTGTCAGAAAAAACAGAATAGAATATGATGTCTTGGCTAAGGTTATCAGTGAACAGCCTGATCGTAAGGAAACCTCTGAGAGATTGAGCACTCTGAAGACTGAACTAGCAAACTTGGAAACCACCAAACAGCAATTGGAAAGTCGGTTAGCATTACGAAAGAAACAATTTCATGTGCTTGTAACTTCAATACATCAATTACAAGCATTATTAGATGAACTAGATGATGCAGAGACTATTTGTGATGATGTTGATATGAAAGAAATATCAAATGAATCATAA
- the LOC105841277 gene encoding solute carrier family 35 member F1, with protein sequence MAVVCVVWADVEGAPTDGKNQLVGDMLCLGGSLLFATVTVLQELMLKTHTCSDYLAILGIVGSFVSCTQTFFLEFLELMNFNWYELETIVQLGSYCTVQTIFQILQCFMLRDAGSILLHLSFLSADYYTVIAGMYIFQFKFHALYFLSYLLAMVGVFLFSSRSTSTPEPTPPERLPQLVNDSVQSQDNVSMEYTVPTLDCIPIEGLEPPMSRDTTFTSFLGGPQHPLPNGNVTFASPNGNHSRNEKET encoded by the exons ATGGCTGTAGTCTGCGTTGTGTGGGCTGATGTTGAGGGTGCTCCTACTGATG GTAAAAATCAACTAGTAGGCGATATGCTATGCCTTGGTGGATCATTATTGTTTGCAACAGTCACAGTGCTTCAAGAACTGATGCTCAAAACTCATACATGCTCAGACTATTTAGCGATCCTCGGTATTGTGGGTAGCTTTGTATCTTGCACTCAAACATTCTTTCTGGAATTCCTTGAATTGATGAACTTTAACTGGTATGAGTTAGAGACGATTGTGCAATTGGGAAGCTACTGCACAGTACAAACAATATTCCAGATATTACAATGTTTTATGCTGAGAGATGCTGGGTCTATTTTATTGCATCTATCATTCCTGTCTGCTGACTATTACACTGTGATCGCTGGCATGTATATATTTCAGTTTAAG TTCCACGCTCTATATTTCCTATCATATTTACTGGCGATGGTTGGAGTGTTTCTATTCAGCAGTCGCTCTACGTCGACGCCAGAGCCAACTCCCCCTGAACGTCTGCCCCAGCTCGTCAACGATTCAGTTCAGTCGCAAGATAATGTGTCaat GGAGTACACTGTTCCAACTCTCGACTGCATACCTATAGAAGGATTGGAACCACCGATGAGTCGCGATACAACGTTCACATCGTTTCTCGGTGGACCACAGCATCCCTTACCAAACGGCAACGTCACGTTTGCATCTCCAAATGGTAATCATTCACGAAACGAAAAAGAAACTTAA
- the LOC101735721 gene encoding THO complex subunit 7 homolog isoform X2 produces the protein MGDDVIRRRLLIDGDGTGDDRRLNVLLKTLIKWCNTTDDKPEESKATHDRMLAQLAQCEFAVTKSQLGSEMMAAELKSYEALSKILESGIEVAKENIQKSKTDLAQAKTVRKNRIEYDVLAKVISEQPDRKETSERLSTLKTELANLETTKQQLESRLALRKKQFHVLVTSIHQLQALLDELDDAETICDDVDMKEISNES, from the exons ATGGGTGACG ATGTGATTCGTAGAAGACTTCTGATCGACGGTGACGGTACTGGAGACGACAGGAGACTGAATGTACTTTTAAAAACTTTGATAAAATGGTGCAATACAACGGATGACAAACCGGAAGAAAG TAAAGCTACTCATGATCGTATGTTAGCTCAACTGGCACAATGCGAATTTGCTGTCACAAAATCGCAACTCGGTTCTGAAATGATGGCTGCTGAATTAAAAAGCTACGAAGCACTCTCGAAAATTCTAGAAAGCGGAATAGAGGTGGCCAAAGAGAACATACAGAAGAGCAAAACAGATTTAGCACAAGCAAAGACTGTCAGAAAAAACAGAATAGAATATGATGTCTTGGCTAAGGTTATCAGTGAACAGCCTGATCGTAAGGAAACCTCTGAGAGATTGAGCACTCTGAAGACTGAACTAGCAAACTTGGAAACCACCAAACAGCAATTGGAAAGTCGGTTAGCATTACGAAAGAAACAATTTCATGTGCTTGTAACTTCAATACATCAATTACAAGCATTATTAGATGAACTAGATGATGCAGAGACTATTTGTGATGATGTTGATATGAAAGAAATATCAAATGAATCATAA